A single window of Chloracidobacterium thermophilum B DNA harbors:
- the lnt gene encoding apolipoprotein N-acyltransferase: protein MASAAKPKTGRPAAWWTGVSPWLSAVGSAGFLTLAFPPFGFWPLAFVALALLLWAVTSAERLVTAGLLGWLFGALFYYGSSWWATHSLIVYGGMSTPVAHVLIGVAAVLVAIPTALFALGVHLTTLREPSPGWWCIPAWWCVCEWLRGEVLAFGWNPLANAVALEPWLARAARLGGHYLVGAMVTAFAASVVYALRQWAHRPVHALRGMAAGTLALLLPSLAALTGALRPPEDVSDREAAVAVIAVQPCAPMLTKVMSAYEQAEARQMQLALEGLRAASDSARRMVIFPESQIALDADRPGAEQSLRPLLAQGAWVLTNATRRVGDGFANTALLYAPDGSTAEYQKVHLMPFGEYVPLGRYLPVELPTLAVEARPGKRIVTLPVTDDLRLGVGICFESAFPSLHRAFRQQGATVLVNLANDGWFGRTPGSEQHLRHLVYRAIETGCPVVRVTNDGISALIDAGGQVRDVVPQGQPDVRVWPVFPAASGMTPYVVVGDLFAWSCLAAVVGRLLWRLWTRIRFYTEAITDLVAGE, encoded by the coding sequence ATGGCTTCTGCCGCAAAGCCCAAGACCGGCCGGCCGGCGGCGTGGTGGACGGGCGTCAGTCCGTGGCTGTCCGCCGTGGGGAGCGCCGGCTTCCTGACGCTGGCCTTTCCGCCGTTCGGCTTCTGGCCGCTGGCTTTCGTGGCGCTGGCGCTGCTGCTCTGGGCTGTGACTTCGGCGGAGCGGCTGGTGACGGCCGGACTGCTCGGCTGGCTGTTCGGGGCGTTGTTTTACTACGGGTCAAGCTGGTGGGCGACGCACTCGCTCATCGTCTATGGGGGAATGTCCACGCCTGTTGCCCACGTGCTGATCGGCGTGGCGGCCGTTCTCGTCGCCATACCGACGGCACTGTTCGCGTTGGGGGTTCACCTGACGACGCTGCGGGAGCCGTCGCCGGGATGGTGGTGCATCCCGGCGTGGTGGTGTGTGTGCGAGTGGCTGCGCGGTGAGGTACTTGCGTTCGGGTGGAATCCGCTGGCCAATGCCGTGGCGCTGGAGCCATGGCTGGCGCGCGCGGCCCGGCTGGGCGGACATTACCTGGTCGGGGCCATGGTGACGGCCTTTGCCGCCAGCGTTGTCTATGCCCTGCGGCAGTGGGCGCACCGCCCGGTGCATGCGCTCCGGGGGATGGCGGCCGGAACGCTGGCGCTGCTGCTGCCGTCGCTGGCGGCGTTGACCGGCGCGTTGCGGCCGCCCGAAGACGTTTCTGACAGGGAAGCTGCGGTGGCGGTCATTGCCGTCCAGCCCTGCGCACCCATGCTCACGAAGGTGATGTCAGCCTACGAGCAGGCCGAAGCCCGGCAAATGCAGCTTGCTTTGGAAGGGCTGCGCGCCGCGTCAGACAGCGCGCGCCGAATGGTCATCTTTCCAGAGTCGCAGATTGCCCTCGATGCCGACCGGCCCGGCGCTGAGCAGTCCCTGCGGCCGCTTCTGGCACAGGGGGCCTGGGTGTTGACCAATGCCACCCGGCGGGTTGGAGATGGTTTTGCGAATACTGCGCTGCTCTACGCGCCGGATGGCAGCACGGCGGAATACCAGAAGGTGCATCTCATGCCGTTCGGCGAGTATGTCCCGCTGGGCCGGTACCTTCCGGTGGAGTTGCCGACGTTGGCCGTGGAAGCGCGTCCCGGAAAGCGCATTGTGACCCTGCCCGTTACCGATGACCTGCGGCTTGGCGTGGGCATCTGTTTTGAGTCGGCTTTTCCGTCCCTGCACCGTGCCTTCCGGCAACAGGGAGCGACGGTACTCGTCAACCTGGCCAACGATGGCTGGTTCGGCCGGACGCCGGGCAGCGAACAACACCTGCGGCATCTCGTCTATCGCGCCATTGAAACCGGCTGCCCTGTTGTTCGCGTCACCAACGATGGCATCAGCGCCCTGATTGACGCCGGAGGGCAGGTGCGCGATGTCGTCCCACAGGGACAACCCGATGTACGTGTGTGGCCGGTGTTCCCGGCCGCCAGCGGGATGACACCATACGTTGTCGTGGGCGACCTCTTTGCCTGGAGTTGTCTGGCAGCCGTCGTCGGCAGGCTGCTGTGGCGGCTCTGGACGCGGATTCGGTTCTACACGGAAGCCATTACGGATTTGGTCGCGGGAGAATAA
- a CDS encoding glycosyltransferase family 39 protein → MTALVTSPAGSSADANPSTTVRDWSGWLFWCGVLPLALVLRGWHIGQQNLWLDELYSLDVARRPLTGIARCAAADVHPPLFYILLKIWMNLFGDSAAAVRSLSVVASLAALVSVFRLIAPRYSGPVALATTLLMAVSAHQIFFAQEARMYPLVMALVLVALRGYAMWRESGVERGLAVYLWAALAAMYCHYFAVLAVLAVNAHFVLTAFGPTRAATRRQTRRWFIAQGVMALLYAPWVEVIVAQMQRGQTWRKPLTLADAGWQVVGYFQETTLGYAVYLDHIRDWFTRLIVEHVNLPGSFFWQPLTFNIVFILFLTALMGIGLWHNLKLARADIRAALPVLFLVLPLLLASGLSLRKGSMEMARYLIFTTPAFWFFTAVGLYQIRAAGWRLALIGLCVGTLFWQGTRIHYGTTARDSDLRPALEFIRRESRPGERVVIDPDAMDVCLAYYAPRYGLEGMTYPAQMTPTGEPVGHNQLERLMREEGVRRAWVILDYRSEKFDAPDVPGFHIVRRVDFPSAYPKVRVIEVLR, encoded by the coding sequence GTGACGGCGCTGGTCACTTCCCCTGCCGGTTCATCTGCCGACGCAAACCCTTCCACAACGGTGCGGGACTGGTCTGGCTGGTTGTTCTGGTGTGGAGTGCTGCCGCTGGCGCTCGTGCTGCGCGGCTGGCACATCGGGCAGCAGAACCTCTGGCTCGATGAGCTGTATTCCCTTGATGTCGCCCGCCGGCCGCTGACCGGGATTGCCCGGTGTGCCGCCGCGGACGTGCATCCGCCGCTGTTTTACATCCTGCTGAAAATCTGGATGAACCTCTTTGGCGACAGTGCAGCGGCCGTCCGGTCGCTTTCCGTTGTCGCCAGCCTGGCCGCGCTGGTGTCTGTTTTCCGCCTGATCGCGCCCCGCTACAGCGGCCCGGTGGCGCTGGCCACCACGCTGCTGATGGCCGTTTCCGCGCACCAGATATTCTTTGCCCAGGAAGCCCGGATGTACCCGCTGGTCATGGCGCTGGTGCTGGTGGCACTGCGCGGCTACGCCATGTGGCGTGAAAGCGGTGTGGAGCGCGGGCTGGCGGTGTACCTGTGGGCGGCGCTGGCGGCGATGTACTGCCACTACTTTGCCGTGCTGGCTGTCCTTGCGGTCAACGCACACTTCGTGCTGACGGCCTTTGGCCCGACGCGCGCGGCCACCCGCCGTCAGACGCGGCGCTGGTTTATCGCCCAGGGCGTCATGGCGCTGCTGTATGCCCCGTGGGTTGAAGTCATCGTAGCGCAGATGCAGCGCGGTCAAACCTGGCGCAAACCGCTCACGCTGGCTGACGCCGGCTGGCAGGTTGTGGGCTACTTCCAGGAAACCACGTTGGGCTATGCCGTCTATCTCGATCACATCCGGGACTGGTTCACGCGGCTCATCGTGGAACACGTGAACCTGCCGGGAAGCTTTTTCTGGCAACCGCTGACGTTCAACATTGTCTTCATCCTGTTTCTGACAGCTCTGATGGGCATCGGGTTGTGGCACAACCTGAAGCTGGCGCGCGCGGACATACGGGCGGCCCTGCCGGTGCTGTTTCTGGTTCTGCCCCTGCTGCTTGCCAGTGGGTTGTCGCTGCGGAAGGGCAGCATGGAGATGGCCCGCTACCTGATTTTCACGACGCCCGCTTTCTGGTTTTTCACGGCCGTCGGGCTGTATCAGATACGTGCTGCCGGGTGGCGTCTGGCATTGATTGGCCTGTGTGTCGGGACGCTGTTCTGGCAGGGTACGCGGATTCACTACGGCACGACAGCGCGGGACAGCGATCTGCGTCCGGCGCTGGAGTTCATCCGCCGCGAGTCCCGGCCCGGAGAGCGGGTGGTCATTGATCCCGACGCCATGGATGTCTGCCTGGCTTACTACGCGCCGCGTTATGGACTGGAAGGGATGACCTACCCGGCGCAGATGACACCGACCGGTGAACCTGTGGGGCACAATCAGCTTGAACGCCTGATGCGGGAAGAAGGAGTACGGCGTGCGTGGGTCATTCTCGATTATCGTTCAGAGAAGTTTGACGCGCCGGACGTGCCGGGCTTTCACATTGTGCGCCGGGTGGATTTCCCAAGCGCCTATCCGAAGGTGCGTGTTATTGAAGTGCTGCGCTGA
- the cysS gene encoding cysteine--tRNA ligase codes for MSMHFFNSLTRQREPFVPLEGRRVRMYACGPTVYNFAHIGNFRTFVFVDILRRHLKWRGYELLHVMNLTDVDDKIIRDARAAGLPLREFTERYVTHFWEDADALDIERPEVTPRATDHIPEMVALIGRLIHCGCAYHSDGSTYFRIASFPRYGVLSGNKLAGNIAGGSARVEADEYEKDDVRDFVLWKRTQPDEPTWDSPLGPGRPGWHIECSAMAMKYLGESFDIHCGGVDLIFPHHENEIAQSEAATGKPFARYWLHAEHLLVDGRKMSKREGNYYTLRDLLDRGYRARAVRYVLAAVPYRKPLNFTLEGVEAAERRLKRLNETVRRLREAVPTTTNQVDETAKVVADIRQSFGAAMDDDLNTAEALAAVAQLETTVNIALSRGELTEAAKAAALAGFEDVQAVLGILDPAQPELLPADIEALIAERLAARRAKNFARADEIRAQLAAQGIILEDGKDGTRWRRA; via the coding sequence ATGAGCATGCACTTTTTCAACTCACTGACGCGCCAACGGGAGCCATTTGTCCCGCTCGAAGGGCGGCGGGTACGGATGTACGCCTGTGGGCCGACGGTCTATAACTTCGCCCACATCGGCAACTTCCGCACGTTTGTCTTCGTGGACATCCTGCGGCGGCATCTGAAGTGGCGCGGTTATGAACTGCTCCACGTCATGAACCTGACCGACGTGGACGACAAAATCATCCGCGACGCCCGCGCGGCCGGACTGCCGCTGCGTGAGTTCACTGAGCGGTACGTGACGCATTTCTGGGAAGATGCCGACGCGCTGGACATCGAGCGGCCGGAAGTCACACCCCGCGCCACCGATCACATCCCCGAAATGGTGGCCCTCATCGGGCGTCTCATCCACTGCGGCTGCGCCTATCACAGCGACGGCTCGACCTACTTCCGCATTGCCTCGTTCCCCCGGTACGGCGTGCTGTCCGGGAACAAACTGGCCGGAAACATCGCCGGCGGAAGCGCCCGGGTTGAAGCTGATGAGTACGAGAAAGACGACGTACGGGATTTCGTGCTGTGGAAGCGTACTCAGCCGGATGAACCCACGTGGGATTCACCGCTGGGTCCCGGCCGTCCCGGCTGGCATATCGAGTGCTCGGCCATGGCGATGAAGTATCTGGGGGAGTCGTTTGACATTCACTGCGGCGGCGTGGACCTCATCTTTCCCCACCACGAGAACGAAATTGCCCAGTCAGAGGCGGCGACTGGGAAGCCTTTTGCCCGGTATTGGCTGCATGCCGAACACCTGCTGGTGGATGGGCGCAAGATGTCCAAGCGGGAAGGCAACTACTACACGCTGCGCGATCTGCTTGACCGGGGCTACCGTGCGCGTGCGGTGCGGTATGTCCTGGCGGCCGTGCCGTATCGCAAGCCCCTGAACTTCACGCTGGAAGGGGTGGAAGCCGCCGAGCGGCGGCTCAAACGGCTGAACGAGACCGTACGGCGGTTGCGCGAGGCTGTTCCAACGACGACCAACCAGGTGGATGAAACGGCAAAAGTCGTAGCTGACATCCGCCAGAGCTTCGGTGCAGCCATGGATGACGATCTCAACACGGCGGAAGCGCTGGCAGCCGTGGCGCAGCTTGAAACGACCGTCAACATTGCCCTGAGTCGTGGGGAACTGACCGAAGCGGCAAAGGCGGCGGCATTGGCCGGCTTTGAAGATGTGCAGGCCGTGTTGGGAATTCTCGACCCGGCACAGCCGGAGTTGCTGCCGGCTGACATTGAAGCCCTGATTGCCGAACGTCTCGCGGCGCGCCGGGCCAAAAACTTTGCCCGTGCGGATGAAATCCGGGCGCAACTCGCCGCCCAGGGCATCATTCTGGAGGATGGAAAAGACGGAACGCGCTGGCGCCGGGCGTGA
- a CDS encoding inositol-3-phosphate synthase, translating into MTEKNKTSIPSPAPIAEPTGKLGVLLVGLGAVSTTFIAGVEAVRRGKALPIGSLTQMACIRLGKRTENRNPRIRDFVPLATLDDLVFGAWDIFPDSAYEAALHAGVLERSLIEDLKPFLSKIKPMPAAFDRSYVKRLDGRNVKPAANKYELAEQLIADIENFRKKHHCTRLVMIWCASTEVYLEPAPKHHGTLKAFEAAMKANHKSIAPSMLYAYAALKCGVPFANGAPNLTVDIPALIELAQMNNVPICGKDFKTGQTFMKTLIAPGLKSRMLGLQGWYSTNILGNRDGEVLDDPESFRTKEESKLSVLEYILQPELYPELYRDFSHVVRINYYPPRGDNKEGWDNIDIVGWLGYPMQIKINFLCRDSILAAPLVLDLALFLDLAQRAGMRGIQEWLSFYFKSPMVAPQLYPEHDIFIQLMKLKNTLRHLRGEDLITHLGLEYYD; encoded by the coding sequence ATGACTGAAAAGAACAAGACTTCCATACCCAGCCCGGCTCCGATTGCCGAACCGACGGGCAAGCTGGGGGTGCTGCTGGTTGGGTTGGGTGCGGTCAGCACAACGTTCATTGCCGGCGTCGAAGCCGTCCGTCGGGGCAAGGCGCTGCCGATTGGCTCACTGACCCAGATGGCCTGCATCCGGCTGGGCAAGCGCACCGAAAATCGCAACCCACGCATCAGGGATTTTGTCCCGCTGGCGACCCTCGATGATCTTGTCTTTGGCGCCTGGGACATCTTTCCCGACTCGGCCTACGAGGCGGCACTGCATGCCGGGGTTCTGGAACGTTCGCTCATTGAAGACCTCAAGCCGTTTCTTTCCAAAATCAAGCCCATGCCGGCCGCTTTTGACCGCAGCTACGTCAAGCGGCTGGACGGGCGGAATGTCAAGCCAGCAGCCAACAAGTACGAACTGGCCGAACAGCTCATCGCCGACATCGAGAACTTCAGAAAAAAGCACCACTGCACGCGCCTGGTCATGATCTGGTGCGCTTCGACCGAGGTCTATCTGGAGCCAGCGCCGAAGCACCACGGCACGCTCAAAGCCTTCGAGGCGGCAATGAAAGCCAACCATAAGAGCATTGCGCCTTCGATGCTCTATGCCTACGCCGCGCTCAAATGCGGCGTCCCCTTTGCCAACGGCGCTCCGAATCTGACCGTGGACATCCCGGCGCTCATTGAACTGGCGCAGATGAACAACGTGCCCATCTGTGGCAAGGATTTCAAAACCGGGCAGACGTTTATGAAAACGCTCATTGCGCCGGGGCTGAAATCCCGCATGCTGGGGCTGCAAGGCTGGTATTCCACCAACATCCTGGGCAACCGCGATGGGGAGGTCCTCGACGATCCGGAGTCTTTCAGGACGAAGGAAGAATCGAAGCTGTCCGTGCTGGAATACATCCTGCAACCGGAGCTGTACCCGGAGCTGTACCGGGATTTTTCGCACGTCGTACGCATCAACTACTACCCGCCACGTGGCGACAACAAGGAAGGCTGGGACAACATTGACATCGTGGGCTGGCTTGGCTACCCGATGCAGATCAAGATCAACTTCCTGTGCCGGGATTCGATTCTGGCCGCCCCCCTGGTGCTGGATTTGGCGCTGTTCCTGGATTTGGCCCAGCGCGCCGGCATGCGCGGGATTCAGGAATGGCTGAGCTTCTACTTCAAAAGCCCGATGGTCGCGCCGCAGCTTTATCCCGAACACGACATCTTCATTCAACTGATGAAGCTGAAAAACACGCTGCGCCACCTGCGCGGGGAAGACCTCATCACCCACCTGGGGCTTGAGTATTACGACTGA
- a CDS encoding DUF1501 domain-containing protein, producing the protein MSHHISRRQFVRFGASGLGALALTPSAFGYLFQRYARAAEAQVAQPRQRLVVIFQRGAMDGLSAVAPYGDEHYRQSRPLLAVAPPKPGDPAAALDLDGRFGLSPHLAPLLPLFQSGRLAVVHGVGSPDSTRSHFDAQDYMESATPGRKGTPDGWLNRYLQAAPLQKASPFRAVSFTQLTPRTLQGKADVIALDDLQAFELRAGGATGKVTSGFEEMYAQAAADALRHTGQDTLEAIRFLKRANPSRFQPEHGATYPNSPLGRSLRQIAQLIKANVGLEVAFTDCGGWDTHANQGAPGQPAGQLNRLLRDFGSAIAAFVQDLGAEQMRNTLVLTMTEFGRTVRQNGAGGTDHGRASCMFVVGGTVHGGQVYGDVPKLAPANLADGRDLPVTTDFRTVLAEVVVRHLGLAQAQPVFPGYTLQPAKFIGVLARRG; encoded by the coding sequence ATGTCGCACCACATTTCCCGTCGGCAGTTCGTCCGCTTTGGCGCAAGCGGATTGGGGGCTTTGGCGCTGACGCCATCCGCTTTCGGGTATCTGTTTCAGCGGTATGCCCGTGCAGCCGAAGCCCAGGTTGCCCAACCGCGCCAACGGCTGGTAGTCATCTTCCAGCGCGGCGCAATGGACGGTTTGAGCGCCGTCGCGCCCTATGGCGATGAGCATTACCGCCAGTCGCGCCCGCTTCTGGCCGTAGCCCCACCCAAACCAGGCGACCCGGCGGCGGCCCTCGACCTGGATGGGCGGTTTGGTCTCAGTCCCCATCTGGCCCCGCTGCTGCCCCTGTTTCAGTCCGGGAGGCTGGCCGTTGTCCACGGCGTCGGCTCGCCTGACAGCACCCGCTCGCACTTCGACGCGCAGGACTACATGGAATCGGCCACGCCGGGCCGCAAAGGCACGCCTGATGGCTGGCTCAACCGCTACCTGCAGGCGGCGCCGCTTCAGAAGGCATCGCCCTTTCGGGCGGTGTCCTTCACCCAACTGACGCCACGCACCCTGCAGGGGAAAGCCGACGTCATTGCCCTCGATGACCTGCAAGCCTTCGAGCTGCGCGCCGGAGGCGCTACCGGCAAAGTGACATCCGGTTTCGAGGAGATGTACGCCCAGGCTGCGGCCGATGCGCTGCGCCATACCGGGCAGGACACCCTTGAAGCCATCCGGTTTCTCAAGCGCGCCAACCCGTCGCGTTTCCAGCCCGAACATGGCGCAACCTACCCGAACTCACCGCTCGGCCGGTCACTGCGCCAGATTGCGCAACTCATCAAGGCCAATGTCGGCCTCGAAGTCGCCTTTACAGACTGCGGGGGCTGGGACACGCATGCCAACCAGGGCGCTCCCGGACAACCCGCCGGGCAACTCAACCGTCTGCTGCGCGATTTTGGCAGCGCCATTGCTGCTTTCGTACAGGACTTGGGCGCAGAGCAGATGCGCAACACCCTCGTGCTGACGATGACCGAGTTCGGGCGTACCGTGCGCCAGAACGGCGCCGGTGGCACCGACCACGGACGGGCTTCGTGCATGTTTGTGGTCGGCGGCACCGTGCACGGCGGGCAGGTTTACGGAGACGTACCGAAACTGGCGCCGGCCAATCTTGCCGACGGGCGCGATCTTCCCGTGACCACGGACTTTCGCACCGTGCTGGCCGAAGTGGTTGTGCGGCATCTGGGGCTTGCACAGGCGCAGCCGGTCTTCCCCGGCTACACCCTTCAGCCGGCCAAGTTCATCGGCGTTCTCGCCCGCCGGGGCTGA
- a CDS encoding radical SAM protein, whose translation MHQPDLKTDVFSPLKLFTHMDVMYDWWQGKNVYPITMELSPSTICNHFCTWCMHGGYFGSHKGDDKSKKANPDASIMPLSFYRTLLDELVTLGTKSMIFSGSGEPFVNPNLMEFVEYTAHKGVDSAIITHGGLLTPEKARVVARHCTWIRISLNAGTPETREKIHKVNDFEKVLGNLANLAEEKRRQGSKVQIGAQISVEPTNLAEVEEATRRVRETGIDYFQIKPVILHPKSSSEFYDRDFYLDALYRARAARQMYETETFRVFVKEDQFAGVLAPDLERSAYRKCYATFFPVIEANKKVYYCSQTRGQEEFCLGDLSTQSFREIWEGERRKQVMASINVDECQPICRCHPINKVLWTLRHPNNNPNFV comes from the coding sequence ATGCACCAGCCCGATCTCAAGACAGATGTGTTTTCCCCGCTCAAGCTCTTCACGCACATGGATGTGATGTACGACTGGTGGCAGGGCAAGAACGTCTATCCGATTACGATGGAACTCAGCCCTTCAACCATCTGCAACCACTTCTGCACGTGGTGCATGCACGGGGGGTACTTTGGCTCGCACAAGGGCGATGACAAGTCCAAAAAGGCGAACCCGGATGCGAGCATCATGCCGCTGTCCTTCTACCGGACGCTGCTCGACGAGCTGGTCACGCTGGGCACGAAAAGCATGATTTTTTCGGGCAGCGGCGAGCCGTTCGTCAATCCGAACCTCATGGAGTTTGTCGAATACACGGCGCACAAGGGCGTGGACTCGGCCATCATCACGCATGGTGGTCTGCTGACGCCCGAAAAGGCCCGGGTTGTGGCCCGGCACTGCACCTGGATTCGCATTTCGCTCAACGCCGGCACACCCGAAACCCGTGAGAAGATTCACAAGGTCAACGATTTCGAGAAGGTGCTGGGCAATCTGGCAAACCTGGCTGAAGAGAAGCGCCGCCAGGGGTCAAAAGTTCAGATTGGCGCGCAAATTTCCGTCGAACCGACCAACCTTGCCGAAGTTGAGGAAGCCACGCGGCGCGTCAGGGAAACCGGCATTGACTACTTCCAGATCAAGCCGGTCATTTTGCATCCCAAGTCCTCGAGCGAGTTTTACGACCGCGATTTTTATCTCGACGCCCTGTATCGCGCGCGCGCCGCCCGGCAGATGTACGAGACGGAGACGTTCCGCGTCTTCGTCAAGGAAGATCAGTTTGCAGGCGTCCTTGCGCCCGACCTCGAACGCAGCGCCTACCGGAAGTGCTATGCCACGTTTTTTCCGGTCATCGAGGCCAACAAGAAGGTGTATTACTGCTCCCAGACCCGTGGGCAGGAGGAATTCTGTCTGGGCGATCTCAGCACCCAGAGCTTCAGGGAAATCTGGGAAGGCGAACGGCGCAAGCAGGTCATGGCGTCCATCAACGTGGATGAATGCCAGCCGATTTGCCGGTGTCATCCCATCAACAAGGTGCTCTGGACGCTGCGCCATCCGAACAACAACCCGAATTTCGTCTGA
- a CDS encoding DUF1800 domain-containing protein, which produces MPCFSRALSLPLAGMLLLSPLMPLSAAPRSTETTRSLALTEDQRMLHVLNRLGYGPRPGDVERVRRLGLRQYIAQQLHPETIDDSAVEARLKRLPMLETPTAELVRLEAEARQMRQEVLRRQGGNLPENPGEALAKLPPEERRQMMERYREVFGDEKRNPRRMVSDLQQAKLLRAVYSERQLQEVMTDFWFNHFNVFAGKNLVRVFLSEYERDAIRPHALGRFEDLLRATAHSPAMLFYLDNWQSVTPDLKLPGRERRPLGGVRPGNGQPGQWPLGRGGFGRGRLGPGGIFNRGGMQRPFPPPAQAGSKPATPPNPGAAQRRQPGINENYARELLELHTLGVDGGYTQKDVQEVARCFTGWSIHQPFGGQRRDRFARPGMPGAADVPPGSFIYRDWAHDQGEKVVLGVKIPAGGGKRDGDMVLTLLARHPSTARFIATKLCRRFVADEPPAGLVARVAATFERTQGDIRACLQTIFESPEFFDPAVYQAKVKTPLEFVASTLRAAGAEITDAQVLTGALARMGMPLYGCQPPTGYKDVAEAWVNTGALLNRLNFALVLASGNLPGVKLPPTASGADSKALIETLLARYVGGSVSETTYRALEDIVGDRTRLKVRTPTTPDNEPDLEEGEAAQADDAGTMAAMPRPRRTPGKAFAPGVNPAMRRYDLALEALAQADAPLPLTAQLTGLILGSPEFQRR; this is translated from the coding sequence ATGCCCTGCTTCTCCCGTGCTTTGAGTCTGCCTCTGGCCGGTATGCTGCTCCTGTCGCCGCTGATGCCCCTGTCGGCCGCGCCCCGGTCAACCGAAACCACCCGCTCCCTGGCGCTGACTGAAGACCAACGGATGCTCCACGTTCTCAACCGTCTGGGCTACGGCCCACGGCCCGGCGATGTTGAGCGCGTCCGCCGTCTGGGGCTGCGGCAGTACATTGCCCAGCAGCTTCATCCCGAAACGATTGACGACAGCGCCGTGGAAGCCCGGCTGAAGCGCCTGCCGATGCTGGAAACACCGACGGCCGAGCTGGTCCGGCTGGAAGCCGAGGCGCGTCAGATGCGACAGGAAGTTCTCCGCCGTCAGGGCGGCAACCTCCCTGAAAACCCCGGAGAAGCCCTCGCCAAGCTGCCGCCGGAGGAACGTCGCCAGATGATGGAACGCTACCGCGAAGTCTTCGGGGACGAAAAACGCAACCCGCGCCGGATGGTCAGCGACCTCCAGCAGGCCAAACTGCTGCGTGCTGTCTATAGCGAACGGCAGTTGCAGGAGGTCATGACGGATTTCTGGTTCAATCACTTCAACGTTTTTGCCGGCAAGAACCTTGTGCGCGTCTTCCTCAGCGAATACGAACGCGATGCCATCCGCCCCCATGCCCTGGGGCGGTTTGAAGACCTGCTGCGCGCCACGGCCCACAGCCCGGCAATGCTGTTCTACCTGGACAACTGGCAGTCGGTCACGCCGGATTTGAAGCTGCCCGGCCGGGAACGGCGTCCCCTTGGCGGCGTGCGTCCCGGCAACGGGCAACCGGGACAGTGGCCATTAGGCCGGGGAGGCTTCGGCCGGGGAAGACTTGGGCCGGGCGGCATCTTCAACCGTGGTGGCATGCAGAGACCTTTCCCGCCGCCAGCGCAAGCTGGCTCCAAACCGGCAACTCCCCCCAACCCGGGTGCGGCACAACGGCGACAGCCCGGCATCAACGAAAACTACGCCCGCGAACTGCTGGAACTGCATACGCTCGGCGTGGACGGCGGCTACACCCAGAAGGACGTTCAGGAAGTGGCCCGGTGCTTTACAGGCTGGAGCATCCACCAGCCCTTTGGCGGGCAGCGCCGTGACCGTTTTGCCCGCCCTGGCATGCCCGGCGCAGCCGATGTGCCGCCCGGCTCGTTCATTTACCGCGACTGGGCGCACGATCAGGGTGAAAAGGTTGTGCTGGGCGTCAAAATTCCAGCCGGCGGCGGCAAACGGGACGGCGACATGGTGCTGACGCTGCTGGCGCGGCATCCTTCAACCGCCAGGTTCATCGCCACGAAACTGTGCCGCCGGTTTGTCGCCGATGAGCCGCCGGCCGGACTTGTCGCCAGGGTGGCCGCTACGTTTGAGCGGACGCAGGGCGACATCCGCGCCTGCCTGCAAACCATTTTTGAGTCGCCGGAGTTCTTCGATCCGGCGGTTTACCAGGCGAAGGTCAAGACGCCGCTGGAATTCGTCGCCAGCACGCTGCGCGCCGCCGGAGCCGAAATCACAGATGCCCAAGTGTTGACCGGGGCGCTGGCACGGATGGGCATGCCGCTTTACGGCTGCCAGCCGCCGACGGGCTACAAGGATGTCGCCGAAGCCTGGGTCAACACCGGGGCCCTGCTCAACCGCCTCAACTTTGCCCTGGTGCTCGCCAGCGGCAACCTGCCCGGCGTCAAGCTCCCACCTACGGCTTCCGGTGCGGACAGCAAGGCACTCATCGAGACCCTTCTGGCCCGCTATGTTGGCGGCAGTGTCTCCGAAACGACGTACCGGGCGCTTGAAGACATCGTGGGCGACCGCACCCGCCTCAAAGTCCGCACACCGACCACACCGGACAACGAACCGGACTTGGAAGAAGGTGAAGCTGCGCAGGCCGATGATGCAGGCACGATGGCGGCCATGCCCCGGCCGCGGCGCACGCCCGGAAAGGCCTTTGCACCGGGCGTGAACCCGGCGATGCGCCGCTATGATCTGGCGCTTGAAGCCCTCGCGCAGGCCGATGCGCCACTTCCCCTCACCGCACAACTGACCGGCCTCATTCTGGGTTCACCGGAGTTCCAGCGCCGCTAG